The nucleotide sequence caaatttttttctagcatgaaaattgtgggcgccacaggctttgGTGTTCTGTGGGCGTTGgggtgggcgtggcgaacttttttttgaatcaatcgataATTATTGACTACactaatatattttagtaaatatttaacatgaaaattgtgggcgccacaggcttatgcggcttgtgggcgttagagtgggcgtggcatattcgcgtaacaaacttacgctgcgtacaagactacggaatctaaatctggaATCGcttttctctatctttgatagtttccgagataccCCCTTTCATAAAAGTGGGCTTGGAAAATCGTGGCGAATTGGGTCAATCGATgggtattgatgaaaacaaaacatgtcagttaacatttttattctagcatcaaaactgtaggagtcacagtttcgggcggtttgtgggcggtagagtggacgtggcaccctgctgaaacaaacttgcactgcggaAGAAGcacaggaatctgcatgccaaatctctaaatctcagcgttcatttggacggacagacggacatggctagatcgactcggatagttatcctgatcaagaatatatatactttatggggtcgcaAACGtgtccttctacctgttacacactttccgacaattctagtatacccttttactctttgagtaacgggtataaaaagggcAAGGTTAGTATTTTGTTCACCAAAACGAGAATaagattaaaattaaaataacgGCTGCAATGCGTTGGTAAACAAAGAGCAATTATTATAAAAGacttaaaataaaagtcaaaaataaaatatttatatagatCCATTGGACATTTTTTTGTGAGCTTTTAAATCTTTAGTTTCTTTTACATTGTAAAATCACTGTAAGAGAACCACAAAAACGGACCTGTACAATGTATGAATTGTCAAGAATATGGGCATACACAGTCACACTACACACTGCGCACAGTGTGTGTAGCTTTTGGAGAGTTTCATGACTCCGCACACTGTCCATCGAGCAAAGACAATCCTCACACTAAAAGGTGCAGTAAGTGCGGTCGTAATCACAACGCTTACTGCAGAGATTGCGCAATATGTAAGGAGTTGAAAAGTCGAATCCATCAGCGAGTGACTACTAGTGACGATCTGCAAACGTATGGTTTAAATCATCTGAATCAAAAAAACCAGACGTACTCCATTCGAACGCAGCTAGATCGTTTTTTGACTTTGACTCCGAGTTTTCCACAAGGCAAATGTAACATTTGCCGGCGATTTGAAATGAGCATAGAGCCTCCTTCGCCATATACATCgcactaaaaaaaatcaactCCCCTAGAGGTAAACACGACAAAGCAATATCAGGCAATGGAGCAGCCACAAAACCATTTATAGCCTATTTTCTCTAGGCTACAGCAAAGCCATATGGAGTTTATGTCTTTCATGCGGTGAACCATGCAAGATCTTACACGTAATCACAACCTATTGATACAAATGTTGGTATCACATCAATCCAAATAAATAATGTTGTtctcagaaaaaaaaatcttacaaataaatataactttatcTTAAGAGACTATTGCTTTTACGCAACAAACCATCCCGATGGTAAAGCACACGGTGGAACTGATATCTTGCTTAGAAAACTTATTAAGCACCACCACTACATGGATTTGGCAACTATCTATATTCAAGCCACATCAACTAGAATAGAACTGGATAGTGGTAACCAACTTACACTAGCCGCAGTGTACTGCCTCCCTCGTTTCACTATAACTGAAAGTGAGATTATGAAGTTCTTCAATTCATTAGGCGAGCACTTCATAGCAGACTACAATGCCAAGCACACACACTGGGGATCTCTCCTGTGACTTCAAAAAGAAAACAGTCTTGTAATGCAACATATTGACCAACAGATCTAAAAAAAACTCCCCGACTAATTGATTTCGCAATAACTAAAGAAATTTCTAGGATCCTGATTTGCGCCGAAAGTCTTTCGGATCTGTCATCTGATCACTCGCCTGTGCTGATTAATCTACTCCATCATCCAATAACCGAAGTTCAACAGACTGAATTGTCTTCACATAACACCAATTCGATCTGCTGTTTAAGCTCGCACGTTTCGTTAAGACCTGTACGCGACTTTGAAGGTGACATCGACATCTTTGTCAACACAATAGAGTCCGCCTCTGTCACCGCTGCTCGCACTTCAACTCCTCAAGCTGCACAAGCGCCTTACAtgtaaaatatgaaaaatcaACAAATCGAGTAGCTCGTACTAGAAAAGCGACGCCTATGACGAGAATGGCAGTTTCATAGGTCGCTTCTTGCACGACAATGGTTAAAATAGTCCTCCCGCAAACTCACCAAAGCTTTAAAACAACAAGAAGAAAATACCCCACTACAACGCAAAAAACACTCTCTGTGGAGAGCTCATTCAACCCTATGCTCACCGACACCGGCGCCTATAAGAGCCAGAACTTTTGCAGACCACCTTGAATGTGTTCCAGCTAAGTCCTGCCACAAATGCATTTACAACACCGCCTGTAAAAAATGCCTCTTAGCTTTAACGCGAAATCGCTCATATCATCCACCTAATGACGCCAAAAATGATTATTGAGCTCCCATATTACGAAGTTTGCATTATCGCCCAACTCTTCGATGCCATTATAAGGCCACTTTCCAGAGAGGTggaaaaatgtataataataatgatcACACGATTGCCTCGTCAGTggtagggaaacgcggattctgggacaattatcatattaatggccccgccccttactaattagcatattaatgacccccgcctctaactaattaacatattaatggcccccgcctctttattaatgtatgcgggttctgggacaattagcataatccataaattatctgattttaaggggtttagatgtcataaaaatgtcacgatcatatccataaagagtatactaaattgcccccaaccccacaccaccatgtgacaatactgatcacgtgacctttttgcctcattatcagcaattaatattcagcaggtgttgctgtacacgggagaaaggtcgcacactttccccacatccccatgtgacaatattgaccatgtatccttttcctcattatcagcaattaatattcagcaggtgttgctgtacacgggagaaaggtcgcacacccaaagtattcaaagatggttatcttagaggaacatgtccgatcatgttggggaataatgtttcctatgattataaaactaatttagaaatcaaaagaaccccaatcaaataaatctcacaagttaatgattctcagatgtggaatattttcaaatacacatttttgtttccgccccagaacgtttaactggtaaattgtctaagattctctcctttccacaaatcggccataaacatgtcataaaagggattcaagcaagagctacccgaacatgcgcacctgtcaattacctgaccgcaataaaagggacacatgcacaacccagaaggcgcacgctcgttgacaagatcatgatcctcacgccaacgacctcatacgacctcatacgacggTCCCATAATATGggacgaccgcgcaacaactcgcaagtagccgacatatctcagtcaaggaaatattttctattctccgtacctgtaattttaactcaaaataaaaagtcagaagtttattttgtagcattcatttattttggtattgcgaacatttttgttatatatataaattaattttctgctttgattccagcatttgcatagaagaaacaggcgcacgtttccgacgtcatttctggattacaaaatgtaaagtgttcaccataattcgtagttttgagatcatgtccacctcgattcatgaacatagtttttgtgtttagaaggtattgaaaatgctgaccaattaaacaattaaacctttaaattgttcaataaattggtcaatttcctcatgaaatttcattttgttaattttattttcttgtaggggtttacacgtctagtctcaactttaaaatgatgtataacaattattttattgttttggagctacttttaaaaaatgtcaaaataatgtatgcattgtttagagcacaaaccccgcccttataGGGTCTTCCCACAGAGATccatccaccatctaccatccgtTGAACGGATGGTCCATAAGGTTTTGCCGTTCCGAAAATTTCCCAGTTAGTTCCCCATccaattttaacggactacTTTATCCGATAGTTAGGCGATAATTTTGGGTGAACACCCTAAACTCTTCTTCTTGAAAGTGGAAAGTGGAACATTCACTACAAAAACGTAAACAATGATGACGggaaacttttgaaaatgGAAGGCGACAAAGCAATAGGTATGAACATAAATGCTCTTTATATTTGTAATAAttcattgcttttaattttacaGTCAATAATACGCGAACTGCTTGTGGCAAACTGAGGTGGACTAAGCAGATGGAGGTCCTGCTCATCGAGATTTGGCAGGAGAACATCGAGGAGTTGCGCGGAGCCAGAAAAAATGTCCATATATACATGGAGATGGCCCAGACCCTAATGGAAGCTGGGTTTGATGTGTCCTACAAGGACGTCCGAACGAAAATAGAGAACCTGACCAAAAAGTACAGGTAACTTATATGCGCGCAACAACATATTGGAAATCCACTCAACTATACTTTTCCTTGCAGGCaggagaaaaataaaatgggGCCAAGCGGTGGCGCTCCTTCCTCGTGGCAGCATTATGAGTTGGTCCACTCGTTTTTAGGCGCATACCGCATCCACAATATGGAGCAGAACATACGAGAGTATGTCCCCACACTTATATTTTCGGtttaacattattttaaaaaatttgattaTTGCAGATACTAGGGAATACTTTGTGGAGCTCTTGGATGTCGGCCCAGATGACAGGGAAGCCTCTACCTGCAGCGGCAGTCAACGCTCGGGCAGCACTGCGCCCCCTGCTAAGCGCGCAAAGGTGGACCATAAGTCGGAGCTTGTAGAGATTGCTCGAGCCTGTTGCCAAGTTTCATTTATAGTTGTGctcatttaaaatgttgtgCAAAATGCAGCAGGCTAGAATAACTGCATTATTATTCTTGTAGTGGCTGTCAAGACCTTTCCCAATAAACCGAAATCTTGCCTTTAAATGGCCAAATGCATTTTCTACCACTCGCCTAGCTTTAGACAGATTATAGTTAAAATTTCGCTGTTCTTCGAATGCAGTTGTGGAAAATGGGTACGGCTTCATCAGCGTTTGGGAAAATCTAAAGGCAGAGTCCCCAATAAGCAGCACCGGAACTTGAACGCCACAAATTTTCCTTGTTATTTCGTGAAGAAACGAAGAAGACACAATTTTCCTTGCCAGGCTCGACTTTTGAAATATAGTGGAGTCGTTGCAGC is from Drosophila suzukii chromosome 3, CBGP_Dsuzu_IsoJpt1.0, whole genome shotgun sequence and encodes:
- the LOC136117686 gene encoding myb/SANT-like DNA-binding domain-containing protein 1 → MEGDKAIVNNTRTACGKLRWTKQMEVLLIEIWQENIEELRGARKNVHIYMEMAQTLMEAGFDVSYKDVRTKIENLTKKYRQEKNKMGPSGGAPSSWQHYELVHSFLGAYRIHNMEQNIREY